The nucleotide sequence GGGCTTTTTGTCGCTCTTGATCCAGCCTTTTTTTTGCCAGCCCCATACCCAGCGTTTTTCCACACTGTCGCACACGTACTTGGAGTCGGTGTACAGCTCAACCTCGCAGGGGTTTTGCAGCTGGCCCAGAGCCTCCACCACCGCCAGAATTTCCATGCGGTTGTTGGTGGTAAGCTTGTAGCCTCCGGCAAATTCCTTGCGGTAATCCTGCCCGTCAAGTTTGAGCACTGCTGCCCAGCCTCCGGGGCCGGGGTTGCCCAGGCACGAGCCGTCGGTATGAATGGTCACTTTTTGCATTGGCGTCCTTTGCGCTTGTTCCCGCCGAAGCTGTTTCGGCGAGGAGACAGCATACACGGCAACGCACCGCTGGGCAATGCGCCCAGTGAGAAGGCAACCCGCTTCTCAACTAAAAAAGGCCGGGGCATATCAAGCCCCGGCCTTTTGAGTTTGTACCTGTTGGTCTAGTAGCGGTAGAGGTTGGGCTTGTAGGGGCCCTCGACCTTTACGCCGATGTAGTCGGCCTGTTCGGGGGTAAGCTTGGTCAGCTTGACGCCCAGGCGGGCAAGGTGCAGGCGGGCAACTTCTTCGTCCAGCTCCTTGGGCAGGGTGTACACTTTTTTTCCAAGCTTTTCAGAAGCCAGCTTGAGCTGAGCCAGGGTCTGGTTGGTAAAGCTGTTGGACATGACAAAGCTGGCGTGCCCCGTGGCGCAGCCAAGGTTGACCAGACGGCCCTCGGCCAGCACGATGATGCTGCGGCCGGACTTGAGTGTCCATTTGTCCACCTGCGGCTTGATGTTCAGGCGGGTGATGCCGGGGGTGTTTTCGAGATAGGACATCTCGATCTCGCTGTCGAAGTGGCCGATGTTGCAGACAATGGCCTCGTCCTTCATTCCTTCCATGTGCGCGGCGGTGATAACGTGGTAGTTGCCGGTGCAGGTCACGTAGATGTCGCCCTGAGGCAGGGCGTTTTCGACCGTAGTGACTTCAAAGCCCTCCATGGCGGCCTGCAGTGCGCAGATGGGGTCGATTTCCGTCACAAGCACGCGCGCGCCAAAGCCGCGCATGGACTGGGCGCAGCCCTTGCCCACGTCGCCGTAGCCCACAACCACAACTACCTTGCCAGCCACCATGATGTCGGTGGCGCGCTTGATGCCGTCGGCCAGCGACTCGCGGCAGCCGTACAGGTTGTCGAACTTGGACTTGGTGACCGAGTCGTTGACGTTGATGGCGGGGAACAGCAGCGTTCCGGCCGCTTCAAGCTGATAGAGTCGGTGCACGCCGGTGGTGGTTTCTTCCGATACACCCTTTACCTTGGCTGCAACCTTGTGCCAGTGCTGCGGGTCTTCTTTGAGTCGCAGCTTGAGGCGGTCAAGGATGCACTGAAATTCCTTGTTGTCGGTCGGCTGGTCAAGGATGGCGGGGTTGGCTTCGGCCTCCACGCCTTTGTGGATGAGCAGGGTGGCGTCGCCGCCGTCGTCCACAATAAGGTCGGGTCCGCTGCCGTCGGGCCAGGTGAGGGCCATCTCGGTGCACCACCAGTAATCTTCAAGATTTTCGCCCTTCCAGGCAAAAACCTTGGCCAAGCCCATTTCGGCAATGGCGGCGGCGGCGTGGTCCTGGGTGGAAAAAATGTTGCACGATGCCCAGCGGATGTCCGCGCCAAGGGCGTGCAGGGTCTTGATGAGCATGGCCGTCTGGATGGTCATGTGCAGCGAGCCCGTAACCTTGAGGCCCTTGAGCGGCTTGGTGGGGCCGTATTTTTTGATGCATTCCATGAGCCCGGGCATTTCGCGCTCGGAAAGCTGCATTTCTTTTTTGCCAAAGTCTGCCAGCGACATGTCGGCCACTTTGTGGTCAAGGGTCAGGTCAAGGGGTTTGATCATGGGGGTCTCCTATCCGTAATTCTGTTGTGGTCGTTTGCGATATATTACTAAAAAAAGTAACTACTTGTGGTGTCAGCTAACAGGCCTCGGCGCTCAGCAACAGCAGGGTCATGTCCCTGTCAACGGGCATGTGCCTGCACTGCAAAACCCTGAACCCCGCCGAGGCAAGGTCCACGCCGAGCTGCTGTTCGTCAAAGCCGAGCCAGCGGTCGCCATAGCGGATACGCATGGTTTCGTCAGCGTGGCGCTGAAAGTCGGCCACAAAAAGCCTGCCGCCCGAGGCCATGATGCGGCGTATCTCGCGCAGGCCTTCGGCCGGGTCGGAGAGGTGGTGCAGCACAAGGTTGATGCAGGCAAAGTCAGCCTCGTGGTCACGCAGGGGCAAGTGGCTGAGTTCGCCAATGCGCAGCGATACCCGGCCTTCGGCCAGAGCTTCTGGGGCAAAGCGGCGGCGGCAGATCTCGAGCATGCGGGCAGAGCCGTCCACGCCGATGAGGCCGTGCGCCTTGGGCAGCATGCGGGCCAGCACCGCGCCCGTACCGCAACCAAGATCCACTGCGGTGCCGCAGCCAGCGGGTACGGCCTCGCAAACTGCTTCAGAAAGATCAAACGAACCAAGTACTTCGCGGTTAAGCTCGTCCCAGTCTTCCGCAATGGCGTTAAAGAACTGGCGGGTTTTGAGTGCGCGCTCCTCAAGCATCTGGGCGGCCATGTTGATGTCGGCGCGCATGGCCGCATCAGGATGCACAAAGGGGGTAAGGGCACGCAAAAATTCGCGTTCCTCGCCGGAGTGAGGAGTTGCGTAAAATACCCACAGGCCGTCCCGCCGCGAGGTAAGCAACCCCGCTTCGGTAAGTATCTTGAGGTGGCGCGAAACGCGCGACTGCCCCATATCAAGGATGCTGACCAGTTCGTTGACCGAGAGTTCGTAATGCAGCAAGATGTGCACAAGGCGCAGGCGCGTCTCGTCCGAAAGGGCCTTGAAATATAAAAGTGCCATGGCTTTCCTATAAATCAAATTTGATTGATACAAGTATCAATATATCTGGATATAGTCAATGCGCTCAAGCCGCGCCCGTGTTGAGCGCTCACGGCAGCAGGGCAAAACTGGCCGGAACAGATAAATATTCCGCGCCTGGGGTAATCCGGGTTAGCCCGGACCGGAGTTATGGAGCAGTGATGGCAGCCTTTCGCAAACGTCAAAAAGACACGCAACCCGTACCCGCCATGGAGGTTATGGCCTCTGTGCTGGCCGGGCTTGGCGCAGCCCCCGGTCAGGGGGAAACCCGCGCGCGGCTGCAGCAGCTCTGGCTCAACTGGGCAATGGTGATGGGGCCGGAGCTCGCGCCGCTGGCGCGACCCATGGGCCACCACCGCGACCTTTTGCTCATTGGGGCTGAGGACGCCATGCTGGCGCAAGAGCTGCACCTGCTGGCGGGCGAGATGCTTGAGAGGGTCAACGCCTTTATGGAGCAGCCATTCTTTACTGCCATCAAGGTGACCCTGCTCATGGGCAAGGCCGGTCTGGACAAAACCGCAGCCAGTAAAGCCGCGCCTGCAGGTAGCGCCCCCCGACCAAAAAGGCCGGAACCGCCTAACGCCCACGGGCTGTATCTTGAAGCCATGGACCCCAGCTCGCCGGTGGCGCGGGCTTACGCGCGCTTTGTGCGCCAGCGGGGCTGAGACTGGCTGGCGCTATCGCCCGCGCGGCTCTGCCGCAACCGCAATGCGTCCGCCCTGCCAGGCGGGGTTGGCGCAAGGGGCAGGGCCGGGCAGGGATGGGCGCAGCGGCAGCCTTTGCCGACAAAAAGGAGTAAACCGCAAAAGAAAAGTATCTTTTTTAAGTAAAAAATTTAGTATATTACAAAAAATACGTGCTGTTTAAGCATGCGATTTTGTTGTTCGCTTGCTGCGCTTTATTGACAACTCTTCTGCTGCAGTGCTAGTTTTCCCCAACGTTGTTTGGGTATTTGTTGTGACCGTTGCTTGATGGTCTGACCCTGCGGAGGATAATGAATGAACGCGCAGAAAACCATGGAAGACATCTGTCTGAAACAGGACAATGGCTGCGACTTTGCCTTTAGCGGTCGTCTTTTTTCAGAATGCTCATGGTATGATGAATCGCAGGGCACGCTGACCCGCCAAAAGCTCTATGTGACCGAAAGCAACGAGCAGGTGTATTACATTGTGCGTTCCAGCGGTCAGGAACGCAGCCGCCACGCCTACAAGCTTTTCATGCGCGGCGATGTGTGCATTATCCACAACGGCGTTACCGAAATGGCCCTGCAGTTTGAGATGCTTATGCTGGCCGTGCGTGGCCTGTGCGGACTCGAATCCGGCTCTACTCCCTCGCTCTCCATGGTTGAAGAAATGCTCAAGGCCGCCAACGCCTGATATTTCCATATAGCCGCTGCTGGCGCTCACGCGCGGGCAAACGCAACCTCCACATGAAACGGCCCTCTCTCTGAGAGGGCTTTTTCATTTTGAGCTACAGACATTATGGAATATTGCAGGACGGCGCATTGTTTTCACGCAGCCCGACCGCAACAGTTGCGGCCGGGCTGCGGTGATCAATCAGTACAGGCCAAGAAATTTTGGAACAAAGGTTGTGATGGAGGGGAAGGCCGTTATGACGGCCAGCGCAAGCAGGGCTGCCCCAATAAGCGGCAATGCCTCCTTGCTGATCTGCTCCATGGTGAGGCCGCTGATCTTGGCGCCAACATAGAGGTTTACGGCCACAGGCGGCGTAACCTGGCCCACGGCAAGGTTGATTGTCATCATGATGCCAAACCAGACAGGATCCCACTGAAAGTGGCTGACAATGGGCAACATGAAGGGCAGAAATACATAGTAGATGGAAATGGCGTCCAGCAACATGCCTGCAATCAGCAGGATTATGTTGATCATCAGCAGCACTATCCATGGGGTATTGGACATGCCAAGCAAGACGCCAGAACATTTTTCAACCAGCCCAACGGCTGAGCCAACCCACGAATACAGGCCTGCACAGGTGACCACAATCATTACTATCGCAGTTGCCTTGGCAGTTTCTGTCAAAATTTCGATAATAATTTCAAGGCTGTTGATTGTGCGATAAATAAATACGCCCACAAAAAGCCCATAGAATATGGCCACAGCGGCAGCTTCTGTGGGTGTGAAAACACCGCCATAAATGCCGCCAAGAATAACCACGGGGGTCATGATGCCCCAAAATGCTTCGCGCAGCGCCTTGCCGACGGGTTGCTGACGTGGCTTGCCCTTGTATCCGCGTTTGCGCGAGATAAGCAGCACCGCACCCATGATAAAAAAAGCCACAACAATGCCTGGTACAAAACCCGCTGCAAACAGGGCCGGTACCGATACATCCGCAACACCGCCATACACAATGAAGGCTATGCTGGGGGGTATGACAATGGCAAGGCCAGACGTGACAGAAACTGTCGCCGTGGCAAATGCCTT is from Desulfovibrio desulfuricans and encodes:
- the rnhA gene encoding ribonuclease HI, giving the protein MQKVTIHTDGSCLGNPGPGGWAAVLKLDGQDYRKEFAGGYKLTTNNRMEILAVVEALGQLQNPCEVELYTDSKYVCDSVEKRWVWGWQKKGWIKSDKKPALNVDLWQRLLPMLSTHKVRMHWLKGHAGHPENERCDVLARAEASRRDLPPDTGYKP
- the ahcY gene encoding adenosylhomocysteinase, which gives rise to MIKPLDLTLDHKVADMSLADFGKKEMQLSEREMPGLMECIKKYGPTKPLKGLKVTGSLHMTIQTAMLIKTLHALGADIRWASCNIFSTQDHAAAAIAEMGLAKVFAWKGENLEDYWWCTEMALTWPDGSGPDLIVDDGGDATLLIHKGVEAEANPAILDQPTDNKEFQCILDRLKLRLKEDPQHWHKVAAKVKGVSEETTTGVHRLYQLEAAGTLLFPAINVNDSVTKSKFDNLYGCRESLADGIKRATDIMVAGKVVVVVGYGDVGKGCAQSMRGFGARVLVTEIDPICALQAAMEGFEVTTVENALPQGDIYVTCTGNYHVITAAHMEGMKDEAIVCNIGHFDSEIEMSYLENTPGITRLNIKPQVDKWTLKSGRSIIVLAEGRLVNLGCATGHASFVMSNSFTNQTLAQLKLASEKLGKKVYTLPKELDEEVARLHLARLGVKLTKLTPEQADYIGVKVEGPYKPNLYRY
- a CDS encoding ArsR/SmtB family transcription factor, with the protein product MALLYFKALSDETRLRLVHILLHYELSVNELVSILDMGQSRVSRHLKILTEAGLLTSRRDGLWVFYATPHSGEEREFLRALTPFVHPDAAMRADINMAAQMLEERALKTRQFFNAIAEDWDELNREVLGSFDLSEAVCEAVPAGCGTAVDLGCGTGAVLARMLPKAHGLIGVDGSARMLEICRRRFAPEALAEGRVSLRIGELSHLPLRDHEADFACINLVLHHLSDPAEGLREIRRIMASGGRLFVADFQRHADETMRIRYGDRWLGFDEQQLGVDLASAGFRVLQCRHMPVDRDMTLLLLSAEAC
- a CDS encoding DUF721 domain-containing protein, producing the protein MAAFRKRQKDTQPVPAMEVMASVLAGLGAAPGQGETRARLQQLWLNWAMVMGPELAPLARPMGHHRDLLLIGAEDAMLAQELHLLAGEMLERVNAFMEQPFFTAIKVTLLMGKAGLDKTAASKAAPAGSAPRPKRPEPPNAHGLYLEAMDPSSPVARAYARFVRQRG
- a CDS encoding TRAP transporter large permease encodes the protein MDALLHDPAFWLLTLFLVPLLFRVPIALALGFSALFVVWKWDMGVSMLSYNFFAGIAKFPLLAIPFFILAGYIMERAGIAARIVALMEALVGSMTGGLAVATVAVATFWGAVSGSGPATVAALGLILIPGMAKAGYDKAFATATVSVTSGLAIVIPPSIAFIVYGGVADVSVPALFAAGFVPGIVVAFFIMGAVLLISRKRGYKGKPRQQPVGKALREAFWGIMTPVVILGGIYGGVFTPTEAAAVAIFYGLFVGVFIYRTINSLEIIIEILTETAKATAIVMIVVTCAGLYSWVGSAVGLVEKCSGVLLGMSNTPWIVLLMINIILLIAGMLLDAISIYYVFLPFMLPIVSHFQWDPVWFGIMMTINLAVGQVTPPVAVNLYVGAKISGLTMEQISKEALPLIGAALLALAVITAFPSITTFVPKFLGLY